CCAGCGTGAAGGACTTATCGAGATCGCCGTGGCCTGCTACAACGCCTGAGGGCCCCACCACGGCCGCAGCCGCGGAGTCGACGGGCCAGGTTTCGATAACGCGGAGGACTTCGGCGGCGCTCATCGAGACCAAATCTATCGGGCACGCCCCAGGTTCCGGGAAAGCAGTTCCTCGACCATGCTCGCTGCCACCGCATCCACGTCATCGACCAGACGCCGCAGGCCGACCACCCGGCGCACCAACTCCCCGGGGTCGGGGTTCGCAACCACCGAGAGGCGATGCACGTCCAGGACCGCGCGGTAAGCCGACTCCGCGGACTCCGGTTCGATGGCTTCACACCAACCCTGCATCGACTGCGTCCACGATGCCAATCGATCACCGGCGCCCTGGCGATGCGCCAAGCTCAATGCCCGTCGGTACACATCGCCCGCCCACTCCACCGGCACCGATTGGTCGAGCACCGGGAGCAGGACCTGGTCGAGCACGGTGAATCCGGTCGGATCACCGGCGGCCACGGTCGCCATTCCGGCCATGGCCCGGGCCAGCGTGGACAGGGCGGTATCGTCCAGGCGCTCGGCGACGGCGGTCAATTGAGCTGTCGCGGTGGAGAATCGCCCGGCGTCACCGGCGTCCGCCGCCGTCGCGGCCTGCAGGTATGTCAGGTAACCGTGGGCGGTGGTCTCCGGGACGCCGTCGAGCAGCATCTGTGCCCGCTGCCCCCAGCTGCCGGCCAGCGCCACGTGACCCCGGGACAACCAGGCCAAACCGAGCTCTGTTGCCTTCATCGCTGCCTGCACCGGGTCGGTACGCAGCAGCCGGGTGTGCACCTGTTCGTTGATCCGCACGGATTCGCGGCCATGACCCTGCCGCCACGCGGCGGCCGCGTACACGGCAAGATCGTCGGTATCGAGGGCCTGCACGCCGTCGACGCGGCTGAAAGATTCGTAGCTGGTGCGCCAGTCATTTCGCCGATACGCCGAGCGTGCGACCACGAGCAGTTGGGTTCGATCGTCGACCACAACCCACGGTAACGCGAGCATGCGTCGGCGGGCCCGAGATTCGGCGCACGACAAGTTGCCACCACTAATTGGACACCTGTCCGGTTTGCATTAGGTTATAGGCATGAGCCAGACGGTGCGTGGTGTGATTTCTCGGTCCAAAGGTCAGCCTGTCGAACTGGTCGACATCGTCATTCCCGATCCGGGTCCCGGTGAGGTAGTGGTCGACATCATCGCCTGCGGCGTGTGCCATACCGACCTGACCTACCGCGAAGGCGGCATCAACGACGAATACCCGTTCCTGCTCGGCCACGAGGCCGCCGGCACGGTCGAATCGGTCGGCGAGGGCGTCACCCACGTCGAACCCGGTGACTTCGTCATCCTCAACTGGCGCGCGGTGTGTGGGGAATGCCGGGCCTGTAAGCGGGGCCGTCCGCACCTGTGCTTCGACACCCACAACGCCGCCCAGAAGATGACGCTGACCGACGGCACCGAGTTGACCCCGGCCCTGGGCATCGGCGCATTCGCCGACAAGACCCTGGTTCACGAAGGGCAGTGCACCAAGGTCGATTCCGAAGCCGACCCGGCCGTGGCCGGCCTGCTGGGCTGCGGCGTGATGGCCGGCATCGGCGCGGCGATCAACACCGGCGCGGTGACCCGTGACGACACCGTCGCCGTCATCGGCTGTGGCGGCGTCGGTGACGCGGCGATCGCCGGTGCCGCCCTGGTCGGCGCCAAGAAGATCATCGCCGTCGACACCGACAACAAGAAGCTCAACTGGGCCCGCGATTTCGGTGCCACCCACACCATCAACGCTCGTGAGCTCGACGCGGTCGAGACCATCCAGGATCTGACCGACGGCTTCGGTGCCGACGTGGTGATCGACGCGGTCGGACGCCCCGAGACCTGGAAGCAGGCGTTCTACGCGCGCGATCTGGCCGGCACCGTGGTGCTGGTCGGGGTACCGACGCCGGACATGACGCTGGAGATGCCGCTGGTCGACTTCTTCTCCCGCGGTGGATCATTGAAGTCCTCCTGGTACGGCGACTGTCTGCCCGAGCGCGACTTCCCCACGCTGATCTCCCTGTATCTGCAGGGCCGGCTGCCGTTGGAGAAGTTCGTCTCCGAGCGCATCGGCCTGGACGCGATCGAAGACGCGTTCCACAAGATGCACGCCGGTGAGGTGCTGCGGTCCGTGGTGGTGCTGAAGTGAGCGCATCCAACATCCAGCGGGTTGTCACCAGCGGCAAGTTCGAACTCGACGGCGGCAGCTGGGATGTCGACAACAACATCTGGATCGTCGGCGACGACAATGACGTGGTGGTGTTCGACGCCGCCCACACCGCCGCCCCGATCATCGAGGCAGTGAACGGCCGCAATGTGGTCGCGGTGGTGTGCACCCACGGCCACAACGACCACATCACCGTGGCCCCCGAGCTCGGCAAGACGCTGGACGCCCCGGTGCTGCTGCACCCGGCCGACGAGATGCTGTGGCGGATGACCCACCCCGACAAAGAGTTCCGCACCGTCGACGACGGTCAGGTGCTGCGCGCCGGCGGCATCGAGCTACACGCCCTGCACACCCCGGGACACTCCCCCGGCTCGGTCTGCTGGTCGATCCCCGAACTGGGCGCGGTGATCTCCGGCGACACCCTGTTCCAGGGCGGCCCCGGCGCCACCGGACGTTCGTTCTCGGACTTCCCGACGATCCTGGACTCCATCTCCAAGCGGCTGGGAATGCTGCCCGGTGAGACCGTCGTCTACACCGGCCATGGTGACACCACCACCATCGGCGACGAGATCGTGCACTACGACGAATGGGTCGCGCGCGGGCATTAGCACTTGCGATCACGCTGAGCCAGTTGCTTACCAACAGGCGGCGGCGCGCCCATAGTGGAACCTATGACGAGTTCAGGTGGGCGTACCGCAGCGGTGATCGGCGCAGGACAAACCGGGGTGACGGCCGCACTCGGACTGTTGGACAACGGGTTTGAGGTCACCCTCTACAGTGACCGGGATCAGCGCAGTTTGCGCGACGACGTTCCGGCCACCGGCACCGCGCTGATCTTCGGGGAGGCCCAGCGCGCCGAGGAGTCGCTGGGCCTCAACACCTACCTGGCCACCGCTCCGACCTCCACCGGCGAGAGTGTGCGCGTGGTGGCCGGCTCGGGCCCCGACCGTTCGGAGGAGATCGCGTTCGATGTCGACTTCGACGGGTTCGTCGGGCTCGCGGTGGATACCCGACTCAAGGCCGACGACCGGCTGACCCTGTTCCAACAGCGGGGCGGCAGGTTCGTGGTCGAGGCCGTCGACCCGGCCCGGCTGGACCGCATCGCCGCGGATGTCGACCTCACGCTGGTGGCGACCGGCCGGGGCGGCTTGTCCTCACTGTTTCCGGTCGACGCAGCGCGATCCGCCTACGATCGTCCCCAACGCAGCCTGCTGACCGTGACGACGACCGGACTACCTTACGGCCCGGAGGTTTTCGCGCATCGCAGCGCTTCGGGTGGACGCCACAGCGCCTTGACCGTGGTCACCGACCAGGGTGAAGCCTGGTGGGGTGGGTACCTGCACAAGGACGCCGGGCCGACGTGGGCGTTCCTGGGGTGGGCGCGACCCGGCAGCGAGTGGGAGCGCCGCTTCGCCGGCGCCGACAGCGCGCAGTCCGCGTTGGACATCGTCACCGCGCTGCATCGTGATTACATCGATTGGGACCTGCCCGAGGTGAGTGCCGTCAGGGCTCTTGATGAGGATCCACACTCCTGGCTCAAGGGCGCGGTCACCCAGGTGGTGCGCGACGGGGTGGGACGCACCGCGAGCGGCCATCCGGTGGCCGCCCTGGGCGACACCGCGGTGTCCTACGATCCGATCGCCGGCCAGGGCGCCCAAGGCGGACTGATACAGGCCGCAGCACTGGTCCGCAAGGCAGCCGAGCACGATGGGGCGTTCGGCGAGGCCTGGCTGCGCAACGCATTCGAGGATTTCTACGCGGACCGGGCACGGTCCGCACAGCTGGTCACCCGGTTGTTCCTGTCGGATCCCGACCTCGCCGAATACGGCGACCTGTTCTTCGCGGCAGCCCAGGGCAGCCCGCGGTTCGCCTCGAAACTGTATGGGCTACTGAATGATCCACGGCCTGTCGAAGCCCTCACCTCCGAGGCCGCGGCCAAACAGCTGATCACCGATTTCTCCGGGGAGCCTGCCGACGCCTTGCTGGAACGGTTCGTCCCAGCCGGATCTTTCCAGCGATCGGGATTGGCAACGCGGGCCGCATAGCGGACCCGTGCGTCAGCTTCCGAGGATGCGGCGTTTCTCCGCTTCGAATTCCGCCTCGGTCAACGCGCCGCTATCACGCAGGGCGGCAATGGTCTTCAGCTGTTCCAGCCGTATCCCCTGATCGCCGGGAGCGTGCGAACCGACGCCGGCCGGCGAATATGTCGGGGTATACGTCGGGGCGGAGGTCGGCTCATAGGAGGCGACCATCGGAATCGCCTGCTTCCCCGAGCGGAGGCTCCACCAGATCGACAGGCCGAGCGCGACAGCGGCCAGGACCGTCAGCCCGATGAAGGGCCACATCACCCAGTAGTAGGGACTGCTGTGTCCGAACACGAGTCGGGGATTCTGAGACGCGAAGACCGAGGCCTTGGCGTCGATACGGTAGGTGCCGGCCTGCTTGATGTGGGCGGTGAAGACCCGCACCGTGATTTCCCTATTGGTCTTCGATGAACTGCTCATCGAGTCGGTGATGAGCGGTGTGGCCACTCCGGTCGGCGGCGTGATGGCCAGTTGGATCGGAGGGACCATCACCCCCTTGCCGCCCACGGTGAGGGTCGTGGCGCGGTAGGCGATGTCCACGTCGCCGGCGGGCAACTCCAGACTCGCCGAGCCCGGGATCGGCACCTCGCCGTAGGCATCGTCATCTGCGATGACGAATGCGTTCACCATCACCGACGCGATGATGCCGAGAACACCGATGACCAAGGCGATGACGGACACGATGATCGCCGTCCGCGGGGCGCCCCCTCCGCTACTCATCGCCGAAGTGTGTCATAGGCGGTCGGTAGCGGGTTACCGTCGGGGTATGCCTCGCGACGACACGCAGAGCACCGAGACCGCCCGACCGGGACGGCGGGTCGCCCTGCGCTACTGGGTGGTGTTGATATTGGTCGGCCTGGCCGCAATCTTCGTCGCGCAGAACCGTGATCGGGTGGGTGTACACGTGCTGTGGGTGACCGTCGAGTCGCCGATGTGGTTCATCTTGGTCATCATTTTCGTCATGGGCCTCCTCATCGGACTTCTGCTGCGCCGGCGACGGCGAACCTGATCATGGCCAGGCCGCGCCGAACCGCACCCCGCCCGCATACCGCCGGAATGAATTCGGCGATCAAGCTTCTCGAGCTCGCGGCGCACACGGTGCCGATCCCGGCGGTGCCTCAACCCGTCGTCATCGCCGACTACGGTGCCGGCACCGTGCACAATTCGATGCAACCGATCAACGCCGCCATCGCGGCGGTGCGCAGCCGCACCCGGCCCGAGCACTCGATTCTGGTGACGCACACCGATGTCGCCGACAACGACTTCTGCACGATGTTCCGGATCCTGGAGGAGGATCCGGAGTCCTATCGGCACAGGGATTCGGCCACGTTCAGTTCGGCGATCGGCCGGTCGTTCTACAGCCAGATCCTGCCTTCGAACAGCGTGCACCTGGGCTGGTCGGCCTGGGCGGTGGCGCGACTGAGCACGGTGCCCATGCCGGTCGCCGACCACGTCGTCGCGGCCTACAGCAACGACGAGCGGGTGCGCGCTGCCTATGCCAGGCAGGCAGCTCACGATTGGCACGAGTTCATCGCTTTCCGGGGCCGCGAACTGTGTCCGGGTGGTCGGCTGGTGGTGTTGACGACCGCAGTGGACGATGACGGCGATTTGGGCTATCGCCCGTTGTTCCGCGCCGTCGTCGGTGCGCTGACCGAGCTGATTGCCACCGGTGTGGTGAGCGCCGAGGAGGCGACGCGAATGTCGTTGCCGATTGCGGGACGTCGTGCCGCGGATTTCACCGCACCCTTCGCCCCGTCGGGACGGTTCGAGCGGCTGGAGATCCAGCACGTCGAGCTGATCGACGCGGAGGACCGGATCTTCAACGCCTATCGCAGCGACAAGAACGCAGGCGCTTTCGGCACCCGCTGGGCCGATTTCCTCAGGTTCACGGCGTTCGCCGATCTGGGGGCGACGCTGGAAGGGGGTCCCGAACGGTTGACGGTGTTCTACGACCGCCTGCATGCGGGCATCGCGGCACGGTTGTCCGCCGAGCCCGAGGAGATGCGCATTCCGATCGCCGCGGTGGTGTTGGAGAAGCGCCGGCCCAGCCAGTGATCAAACCGGCGACCAGGCCGGCAGTGTCGCGTCGATCAGATGCGGTCCCGGCTCCGCCAGCGCCGCACGGAACTGGTCGGCAAGCTCGTCGGCGGTGGTGGCACGGGTGGCCGGCACGCCGAATCCCTGTGCGATCGAAGCGAAGTCGATGTCGGGCCGACGCAGGTCGAGCAGTGAGCGCGACCGCTCCCCGTCGGCCTGCGTGCCCACTCGCAGCAACTCGAGTTGCAGGATGGCGTAGGCGTGGTTGTTGAGGATCACCACCGTGATGTCGAGTTGCTCGCGGGCCATGGTCCACAGGGCCGAAATGGTGTACGCGGCACTGCCATCGGACTGCAGGGCGATGACCGGCCGGTCCGGCGCGGCGATTGCGGCTCCCACCGCGACCGGCAGGCCCTGTCCGATGGCGCCGCCGGTCAGGGTCAGGACATCGTGGCGGGGAGCGGTTGCAGTGGCCACCGGCAGAAACACGCCGCTGGTGTTGGCCTCGTCGGAGATGATCGCGTTCTCCGGCAGTAGCGCCGCGATCACCTGCGCCAGGCTCTGTGGATTGAGCGGGCCGGTGGGCAACTCGGTCGGGCCGGGCGGCGGCGGGGCGGGTAGTGCGCCACCCAATTCGTCGGCCAGTGCGGCCAGTTCATCCACAGCCAGCTCACAGACCTCGGCACCTTCGGGTACCAACGCACTCGGCTTGCCCGGGTAGGCGAAGAACGACACCGGCGACTTCGCGCCGACCAACACAAGATGTGTTGCCCCGGAGAGTTGTTGAGTGGCCTGCTCGGCCAGGTAGCCGAGCCGCTCGATGGGCGGCACGCCCTGTCCGCGGGCCAGCCGGGCCGGAAAGGTCTCGACCAGCACGCGCGCCCCGGTTGCCACGCCGATCCGCGCCGCGGCTCGCAGACCGCCTGCGTGGGTGGCAGCACCGCCCAACAACACCACCGCACGCTCTCCCTGGGTGCGCAGCAACTCGGCCCCACCGGCGACATCCATGAGGCCGGCCGGTCCGTCGCCAACTGGATCTCCGTTACCTGTATCGGGCAATGGGTTCTGCGGCGCGCTGCCCCAGGAATAGTCGGCAGGCAGGACCAGCGTGGCGACACGTCCGGGTGTGCCAGTCGCGCTCCGCACGGCACCGTGCACGGCGGCATCGAGGTCCGCGGCCGATTCGGGCCGGTGCACCGAGCCGCCCGTCCAGTGCCCGAGCGCATCGATGTCTGATTCCAGCGGCGCGTCGAGCGGTTGATGGTAGGTCGCATGATCGCCGACGACGTTGACCACCGGAGTGAACGCGCGCCGGGCGTTGTGCAGGTTGGCCAGACCGTTGGCCATCCCTGGGCCGAGGTGTAGCAGGGTGGCCGCGGGAGTGCCTGCGATGCGGGCGTATCCGTCGGCTGCTCCGGTGGCGACGCCTTCGAACAGGCACAGCACCGGACGCATGGCTGGAGCGGCATCCAGCGCGGCGACGAAGTGCATCTCCGAGGTGCCCGGGTTGGCGAAGCACACGTCGACGCCTTCGGCGAGCAGGCGGTTCACCACCACTTCGGCACCGGTGCTCACGAGACGCTCCCCGCGCCGTTTTCAGTTTTCTGCCAGCCGTTGTGCACCCGTCCATATTGGTCGGCAGGCGCTCGGGATGCCACCACCCAACCTTGACTGATTATCAGTCAGTCTGGCACCGTGGGTCTACATCGTCTACATCGGGTCGACATCCCCACGGGCTGAGCGGAGCCAGACATGCGACACCGCGGAATCCACCTTTCCGGCAAGAAGGCTGTGATCACCGGCGCATCGAGCGGGATCGGACGCGAGTTGGCCCTGGCCCTGGCGCAGCGGGGAGCGACGCTCGCGCTCGCGGCCCGCCGCAAGGATCTGCTCGACGACCTCGCCGAGGAGATTTCGGGCACGGGAGTGCCCCGCCCCGCCGTGCTCCCCGTCGATCTGGCCATCCCCGGTTCCGCAGACGAACTCGGCCGCCGGGCCCAGGATGCACTCGGCACGGTGGACATCGCGATCAACAATGCCGGGACCAACCTGACCGGAGCACAATCGCTCGTGGCCGACTCGGCCGCTGCGCGCGCCGTCTTCGAGGTCAATGTCTGGTCCCCGCTGGCGCTCACCTCCGCACTGCTGCCGGCCATGCGGGCCGCCGATTCCGGTGTGATCGTCAACGTCACCTCTACCGTTCAGGCCGTGCCACTCCCCCTGCTCGGCTATTACTCCGCATCCAAAGCTGCTCTGGCCCAGGCGACGAAGTCGCTGCGGCTGGAGCTGGCCGGGACCGGCATCCGGGTGTTGGAGGTCGTACCCGGTGCGACCGACACAGCGCTGCGCGACATCGATGAGCTGCCGTGGAAGACCACCCCGCCACCGACGTTGCCGCCGGTGGCGCCTGCGTCCACCGCCGCGGCCATCGTCCGCGGGCTGGAGCGCGGCGCCCGGCGGGTCGTCCATCCACGCTATTCGCTTCTCCCCCTGGAGGTTCCAGCCTTGGGCCGAATGCTCGCCACAGCGGGCGGCCGGCGGGTCGATACCCGCGGCGCACTGGCTGGGCCAATTCGGTGACCGCGCAAGCCAAGTCGACCGATCGGCGTCAGCTCATCATCGATGCGGCCCGGAGACTTTTCGCGACGCGGCCCTACGATCAGGTCACCACAGCACAAGTCGCCAAGGATGCCGGGGTGGCCTACGGCTTGATCGCCCACCATTTCACCAACAAACGTGGCCTGTATCTGGCGGTGATGAACGAGATTGCCGAGGAGATCGCCGCGGTTCAGACCGCCGCCGCACCGCCGGGTGCGAGCCTGGCAGATCAGTTACGCCATGCCCTGCGCAGCCATATCGCCCACATCGATTCGTACTCGGGCAGTTTCGTCGCGCTGCTGCGGGGCGCGCTGGGCGCCGATCCCGAACATCAGTCGGCCGTCGAACACCTCCGATGGTTGGGCGCCCAGAGAATTCTGTCGGCCCTGGGCATCACCGAGCCCATCACGTCAACCCTGCGCACCGCCATGCACGGTTGGATCGGTTTCCTCGACGAGATGATGATCGACCGCATCACCCACCACGATGTGGACATCGATGTCCTCGTCGACCTCGCCGCTGCCGCGTTGGCCGTTACGTTGCGTACCGCAGCCGCACTCGACGATTCCATCATCTACACCTCCGAGGCGACGGCCGCCATCGACGCGATCACGCGAGGCTGAGCGGGGCAACGGCCCAGCTCATACACCGAAGCGGAGCGGGATGGCCAGCGGCCCAGACCCCACTACCGCCCGGCGTCGGGTAGATGACGGGTGGCGACGTCGTGCACCATCAATGCAGATGAAAACTCCATGGCGGTCGCCGGATCGGCAAGGTTCACCTCGCACAACTGCTCGATGCGTCGAAGTCGTTGCGCGACGGTGTTGGAATGGATCACCAGCGCCTTGGCGGTCGCGTTGCGGTCATGCCTGTTTGCGAAGTAGCTCCGCAACGTCGTCATCAACTCGGTGCGATGGTTCGCGTCATAGTCGATCACCGGCTTGAGAGTTCGAGCGGCGAACGCCGCGAGTTTGGCCGGCTCGTTCAGTTGGAGCAGCAATCCGACGAGACCGAGATCCTCGAGGGTGACGGTAGTGCCGGATCTGCCGCCCTGCAGCGCGATATCCAACGCTCCCTTGGCAATGTGGTAGGCCTCGCCCACGCTGTCGGCGCAGGACGCAGCGACGGCGGCAGTGGCCGTGATCTCCTGTGAAACTTGGGCAATCGCTCGCTGGACTATGACGCCGGGCGGGTCGCTGGTGTCAGACGCCTCCGGCCACAGCGTGACGAGCATGCCGCCGTGCATCGCCGCCAACGGCTTCGGCCGGTAGGCCGAGCTCAACTCCGTCACCGCCGCCAGTGCACGCTGCCACGCCAGGCGGGCGGCCACGTCGGTGGACCCGGTCAGCGTTGCCACGATTGCGACGTGAGGGATGCTGAGGTCATGACCAAGCCGGCGGGCACGGGTCAACAAGGGGTTGGACAGGGATCCACTGCTGGACAACACATCGGTCAGCAACTCCCCGCTGAGCCGCCTTTCCACCTCGGCCGCCGTCTGTTCTCGCAGCAGCTCGACCGATATCACGATGGACGCGTGTTCGACGGCCCGAACCTGGAGTGGGTCAAGCGTTTCGGCGTCGCCCGGGAACCAGATTCGTGCGGCCACTTCTGTTCCCAACCGCACGCGGGCAACGAGCCACCCACCGAGGTCGCCGTCGACATCGGCGACAGCCTCGACCGTCGCCGTGGCCTCGGTAGACATGCATTCGGCCGCTGCCGAACGTGCTGCGGGAGTGGGAAATTCGATAACGTCCCCAGTGCGGGCCAGCTCAGCTTGGCGCCCGTCATCGATCAGCACCGGTCGGCCGATGAGATCGCTCAGCGCGGCAGCGATCCCAGTGATCCCACCGGAACGCAATGTGACCGCCAACAGCCGCTCGTGGATCTGTTCTGATCGCGCCAACGCGTCGCGTTGTTCACGCAATGAGCCCGTGAGCGTGCGCAACTCGTCGAGACGGCGAGCGGAAGTGACTGCGATAGCTGCATGGTTGGCCAACAGGATCAGCCGCTCGATCTCATACCGAGTGAATGTGTGCACTGAGGCGTAGTAGCCGTTAAGGGTCCCCAGTATGTCAGCGCCGGCCACCAGCGGTACCGCCACGATGGCACGGTATCCCTGTTCTTGTGCGACGCCGGCCCAGAGCGCGAACTCAGGCTCGCCGCGCACGTCCCGAATTGACACGGGTTCGCCCCGATGGAATGCCCGGCTCGAGGGTGATCCGCTGTCGAGCCGGATCGGCCTGTCGGAATTGACTCGTTGGACGTACTCCTCCGACAAACCGCTCCATCCCTGAACCACCAGCCGATCACGATTCGAATCGGGGATGAGGACACCGCAGAAGTCGAAACCCAGCAGTGTCCGCGCTGTGTCGGCAACCAGACAGAGCACCTCCCGCAAATCGGTATCGGCACAGGCCTGAGCGCTAAGAGTCCTTAGCGCTGCCAGCCACGTCACCAGTTCCGCACCGGGCCGTTGATTGTCCGTCGAGGAAGCCACGCGATCAGTGTGCCGTAGCCCGAGGTGTCGCGCGAGACATAAATTGAGAAGAATTATGTCTCGCGAAACATTGAACGGCTGCGTCGGTGTGACGACACTCATGTTCCATGACCCACGTCTCACTGGAGAGCACATCCCCCGCGCCGACTTCGGCCGTTCAGCCCGGCCAGTTTCGCGACATTCTCAACCCCGCCACCGGCGAGGTCATCGCCACGCTTCCAGAACACGGCGAGCGCGAAGTGGACGCCGCAGTTTCCGCCGCGCGCAGGGCATTCGAGGTCGGGCCGTGGCCGAGTATGGTCCGCAGCGACCGCGCCAAACTCCTGCTGCACATCGCCGATGCCATCGAGAACTCCAGTGAGACGCTCTACAGCCTCGAAACCCGCAACAATGGCCGGCCGATCACCGAGACCCGGGCGCAGCTGTCCCGAGTACCGGAATGGTTCCGGTACAACGCCGGACTGTTGGCTGCTCAGCGCCAGGCCGTACTTCCCGGGGATGGCCCCTACCTCTCTTATCAGCAACGGCTGCCGCTCGGCGTGTGTGGCATCATCACCCCGTTCAACCATCCGATGCTCATCTTGGCGCGCAGCCTGTCAGCGGCGCTGGCCAACGGAAACACCGTGGTGGTCAAGCCATCCGAGCTGACTCCGCTCACTACCCTGGCCCTCGCCGACATCCTCGCCGAGGCGGGGTTGCCCGACGGTGTACTGAACGTCGTCACAGGTGCCCGCGCGGCCGGCGAGCGTCTGACCCACCATCCTGATATCGCCAAGATCACGCTCACCGGTGGCACCGAGGCCGGCCGCTCGGCGGCGGTCGCGACGGCGGCGCGGTTCGCCCGCATCACGGCCGAACTCGGCGGCAAGACGCCGGTGCTGCTGTTCGACGACGTCGACCCCGCCATCGCCGCGGAGGGCGCGGCATTCGCGGCTTTCGTCGCGGCCGGTCAGTCGTGCGTGGCCGGTTCGCGATTCCTGGTGCAGCGCGGCATCTACGACGAATTCGTCGATGCCCTCGCCGCCCGCGCACAGGCGATTCGACTCGGTGATCCGGCATTGCCCGCCACGCAGATGGGGCCACTCATCAGCGCCCGCCAGCGCGACAAGGTGGTGGCCCTGATCGAGACCGGCCTCGATGAGGGCGCCACTCTCAAGGCCGGCGGCCGGACCCCTTCTCTACCAAGCCCATTCGACCACGGATTCTTCCTGTCGCCCACCGTGCTCTCGGACGCCACCATGACCATGACCGTCGCGCGTGAAGAGATCTTCGGTCCGGTGGCGGTGGTCATTCCCTTCGATGACGAGCGCGACGCCGTCCACATGGCCAACGACAACCCCTACGGGCTCGGTGCCGGCCTGTGGACCACCGACGTAAGCCGGGCACACCGGGTCGCAGCCCAGATCAACGCGGGCATGGTGTGGGTCAACGACCACCACCGCCTCGAACCGTCACTGCCCTGGGGCGGCATCAAGGAGTCCGGATCCGGAAAAGACGCCGGCACAGAATCATTCGAGGATTTCTCCTGGGTGAAGACGATCGTGGTGCGCACCGCGGCCGACCACGTCGACTGGTATGGCGACCAGCCCCAGCGCCGCCTCAACTGACCCTTCCCCGAAAACCTCGAAAGGAACATCCATGTCCACCGGACGTTGGCATCAGGACATCACCCGAACACAATGGCTCGTTCTGGCGGGCACCACCTTGGGGTGGGGACTCGACGGCTTCGCAGGTAGTCTCTACGTGCTCGTTCTCGGTCCGGCCATGAACGAACTCCTTCCCAACAGCGGGATCGGCACTGACGGAGCGGCAATCGGCTTCTACGGCGGGCTGACCGTCGCGCTGTTCCTCACCGGCTGGGCCACCGGAGGCATCCTCTTCGGGATGCTCGCCGACTACTTCGGCCGCACCCGGGTGTTGTCGGTCGGCATCCTTACCTACGCCGTTTTCAGCGCTCTGGCGGTGTTCGCCGAAACCTGGTGGCAACTCGGCATTCTGCGCTTCATCGCGGGCCTCGGCTCCGGGGTCGAGGCCCCGGTGGGCGCGGCACTCATCGCAGAATCCTGGCGCAACCGCTTCCGGGCCCGTGCAGGCGGGGTCATGATGGCCGGATACGCGGCCGGGTTCTTCATGGCAGCCGCGGCGTACGCGCTGCTCGGCGATCACGGCTGGCGCGCCATGATGCTGCTCGCAGGCATCCCGGCCCTAGTGGTCTGGTTCATTCGGCGCTACGTACCCGAGCCGCCCGAGATCGGCGCCCATCTGCAGGCCCGAAAGGAACGGAAAGCGCTCGGCCGAAACCACGATCACGATCGATTCGTGCTGCGGCGTCTTTTCACTCCCCCGATGCTGCACCCGATGCTG
The window above is part of the Mycolicibacterium fortuitum subsp. fortuitum genome. Proteins encoded here:
- a CDS encoding MFS transporter, with translation MSTGRWHQDITRTQWLVLAGTTLGWGLDGFAGSLYVLVLGPAMNELLPNSGIGTDGAAIGFYGGLTVALFLTGWATGGILFGMLADYFGRTRVLSVGILTYAVFSALAVFAETWWQLGILRFIAGLGSGVEAPVGAALIAESWRNRFRARAGGVMMAGYAAGFFMAAAAYALLGDHGWRAMMLLAGIPALVVWFIRRYVPEPPEIGAHLQARKERKALGRNHDHDRFVLRRLFTPPMLHPMLVCTALATGALISFWSVSTWYPQIIRQMTTADGLGRAVADHRVAVAAMLFNAGGIIGYAAWGFIADAIGRKKAFLISFVVSAAAIAWAFPIDRSYTEMLVAMPLLGFGLFGALSGTFIYGPELFPPSVRATALAICNSVGRYITALGPFTAGVVAASWFGGNLGIATASVSAIGLIAVVGLAFARETRGEPMPVDHNAVQDVPLSEKSAS